One Phoenix dactylifera cultivar Barhee BC4 chromosome 14, palm_55x_up_171113_PBpolish2nd_filt_p, whole genome shotgun sequence DNA window includes the following coding sequences:
- the LOC103714925 gene encoding uncharacterized protein LOC103714925 isoform X2 — translation MGSRKLNVVVVLLCSLVLVLGFGVEVAAHSTQELIAVSHIGAERLLADGVNNSVSVDTLSARTERIDPLDDFKKYKGGYNITNKHYWSSTIFTGRYGYIIAILWLVGGLLYAAIVLTINTCFTKRARRKNRRSPCFKRYSLWSIFLGIFLTILAIVASGVVLGGSLRFQSRAQSTKNIIAETAEEASGTIYNVTGAVANMQNIAKLYGGSQAYSGLNNTLQKLDDEADSIQRTAVKKMRLVNKGIKILKVLTIVTIVLNLIAILALIASRPLRLHQALYWLIILCWLLTFLFWIYFGLYYSLDKFAGDSCAALDEYRLNPENSTLSSILPCADRLSTNKLLRDVGAGIYNIVNQVNANISAAKSLALPDLEYICNPFSGPPEYNYQPQNCSSNTIKIGDIPQILKNYICSDNEGGTCISASNYNRVQVFTSSMQDIVNDFPGMEKLVDCQMVKDAFSEILFNQCKPLKKYVHMTWASLAALSTIMVALVLFWTVEARHDNQHHSTDGSVKPHPSSTDMPEADMTEIAAKQMELKMEP, via the exons AAAGACTTCTAGCGGATGGGGTGAACAACTCAGTATCTGTGGATACTTTGTCAGCTAGAACAGAAAGAATTGACCCTTTGGATGATTTCAAGAAGTACAAAGGAGGCTACAACATTACGAACAAGCATTACTGGAGT TCTACAATATTTACAGGTAGATATGGGTACATCATTGCAATCCTATGGCTTGTTGGGGGGCTCCTTTATGCTGCAATTGTACTTACCATAAACACTTGCTTCACCAAgagagcaagaagaaagaacagGCGATCCCCCTGCTTCAAGAGATATAGTCTCTGGTCTATTTTCCTGGGCATTTTCTTAACAATCCTAGCAAT AGTTGCATCTGGAGTAGTACTTGGTGGAAGCTTAAGATTCCAATCAAGAGCCCAGTCAACTAAAAACATCATTGCAGAAACTGCAGAGGAGGCATCAGGAACAATATACAATGTAACTGGAGCTGTTGCGAACATGCAGAACATCGCAAAGCTCTATGGTGGCTCTCAAGCATACAGCGGTCTGAATAACACATTACAGAAACTTGATGATGAAGCTGATAGCATACAGAGAACGGCAGTGAAGAAAATGCGGCTGGTCAACAAGGGCATCAAAATATT GAAAGTGCTTACCATTGTCACCATTGTGCTAAACCTGATTGCCATTCTTGCTTTGATAG CATCAAGGCCCCTCAGGCTTCACCAGGCTCTTTATTG GCTTATCATTCTTTGCTGGCTATTGACATTCCTCTTCTGGATATACTTTGGGCTGTATTACTCCCTAGACAA GTTTGCTGGTGATTCCTGTGCAGCTCTTGATGAATATCGGCTGAACCCTGAAAATAGCACACTAAGTTCGATCCTCCCATGTGCCGATCGGCTTTCAACCAATAAACTTCTACGTGATGTTGGAGCTGGAATCTACAATATAGTTAATCAG GTAAATGCGAACATATCAGCAGCGAAGTCATTGGCTCTTCCAGATCTAGAATATATCTGCAATCCTTTCTCCGGACCACCTGAATACAATTATCAGCCACAAAATTGTTCCTCCAACACAATCAAGATAGGAGATATCCCCCAG ATTTTGAAGAATTATATCTGCTCAGATAATGAAGGTGGAACATGTATATCAGCTAGCAACTACAATAGAGTGCAAGTCTTTACGAGCTCCATGCAGGATATTGTCAATGATTTCCCTGGTATGGAGAAGCTGGTGGATTGCCAAATGGTGAAAGATGCATTCTCTGAGATCCTTTTCAACCAATGCAAGCCACTGAAGAAATATGTCCACATGACATGGGCCTCATTGGCAGCTCTGTCAACAATTATGGTGGCTCTTGTTTTGTTTTGGACGgtagaagctcggcatgacaaTCAACACCATTCAACTGATGGCTCTGTAAAACCCCACCCATCATCAACAGACATGCCGGAAGCTGACATGACTGAGATTGCAGCTAAACAGATGGAACTTAAAATGGAACCGTGA
- the LOC103715985 gene encoding LOW QUALITY PROTEIN: protein SHORT-ROOT-like (The sequence of the model RefSeq protein was modified relative to this genomic sequence to represent the inferred CDS: inserted 2 bases in 1 codon), protein MSTNTEPNGTGTTEKWVAKLLQECAKAISEKDSKKIHHLLWMLNELASPYGDCDQKLASYFLQALFSRATESGERCYKNLVSIVERSHSFESAKKVILKFQEVSPWTTFGHVASNGAILEAMKGEAKLHIIDISNTYCTQWPALLEALATRNDDAPNLRLTAVVSTVGMGGSVMKDIGHRIEKFARLMGVPFEFQVVRVAARLGELKEEDLGVQEDEAVAVNCIGALRRVSVEERNDFLRMLCNIRPKVVTVVEEEVDFTSSRSEFVKCFEECLRFYGVFFRMLEESFSPTSNERLMLERECSRSILSVLACDENGGGHCERGEKGSQWCARLMEDFSPMSFSDDAIDDVKALLKRYQSRWSLLPAEGDASGLYLTWKDXPVVWASAWKPKKL, encoded by the exons ATGTCAACAAACACGGAGCCTAACGGCACTGGTACAACCGAGAAATGGGTTGCAAAGCTCCTCCAAGAGTGCGCAAAGGCCATCTCAGAGAAGGACTCCAAGAAGATCCATCACCTCCTATGGATGTTGAATGAGCTTGCATCCCCCTATGGAGATTGTGACCAAAAGTTGGCATCCTATTTCCTGCAAGCTCTCTTCTCTAGAGCAACCGAATCAGGAGAGCGCTGCTACAAGAATTTAGTATCGATCGTAGAGAGAAGCCACTCTTTTGAGTCTGCAAAGAAGGTAATCCTCAAGTTTCAGGAGGTGAGTCCTTGGACCACATTTGGCCATGTAGCATCCAATGGTGCGATCTTGGAAGCCATGAAAGGAGAGGCCAAGCTTCATATTATCGACATCAGCAACACCTACTGCACCCAATGGCCAGCTTTACTGGAAGCCTTGGCAACCCGAAATGATGACGCACCAAACTTAAGGCTTACGGCGGTGGTGTCGACCGTCGGCATGGGGGGATCGGTGATGAAGGACATCGGGCATAGGATTGAAAAGTTTGCGAGATTGATGGGTGTGCCGTTTGAGTTCCAAGTGGTGAGGGTGGCGGCACGGTTAGGGGAGCTCAAGGAAGAGGACTTGGGAGTCCAAGAGGATGAAGCAGTCGCTGTGAATTGCATCGGGGCGTTGCGACGGGTCAGCGTGGAAGAGAGGAATGATTTCCTACGCATGCTTTGCAACATCCGGCCAAAGGTGGTCACCGTGGTGGAAGAGGAGGTTGACTTCACGAGCTCTAGGAGCGAGTTTGTCAAGTGCTTTGAGGAGTGCTTGAGGTTTTACGGCGTCTTCTTTAGGATGCTGGAGGAAAGCTTTTCTCCCACCAGCAATGAGAGGTTGATGTTGGAGAGGGAGTGCTCAAGGAGTATTCTTAGTGTCCTCGCTTGTGATGAAAATGGTGGTGGACACTGCGAGAGGGGGGAGAAGGGGAGCCAATGGTGTGCAAGGCTAATGGAAGACTTCTCGCCTATGAGCTTTAGCGACGATGCAATCGATGATGTTAAGGCATTGTTGAAGAGGTATCAGTCAAGATGGTCGCTCCTGCCTGCAGAGGGTGATGCCTCAGGCCTCTACTTGACATGGAAGGA GCCAGTGGTATGGGCATCAGCTTGGAAACCCAAGAAACTCTAG
- the LOC103714918 gene encoding 60S ribosomal protein L38-like — protein MPKQIHEIKDFLLTARRKDALSVKIKRSKDVVKFKVRCSKYLYTLCVFDSEKADKLKQSLPPGLSVQEI, from the exons ATG CCCAAGCAGATTCATGAGATCAAGGATTTCCTTCTTACAGCTAGAAGGAAGGATGCACTCTCTGTGAAGATCAAGAGGAGCAAAGATGTTGTTAAGTTCAAAGTTCGTTGCTCCAAGTACCTCTACACACTTTGTGTATTCGACTCTGAGAAAGCTGATAAGTTGAAGCAATCTCTTCCTCCTG